Genomic DNA from Microbacterium sp. NC79:
CAATGATGGCTCCGACGCCGTGTACCGGCCCAAAGATGAGGATCCAGAAGTCGCGCTGCGGAAAGCGAGCGGAACCAATGAGCACCGTCAGTGACGAAAAGATCGTGCCGAGGAGAGCCATGGCCACGGAGGCCAACACGAACATGATCGTGAAGTGGAGAGCTCCGATCCAGTTGCGCGAGTCTTTAGCCTGCAACCAGACCGTGTGCGGAAGGCGCAGCCAGTCGGTGCGGGTTGACCGCGCGAACGGGTGGGGCGGCACGTCGAAGCCGAACAGGCCGGCGACACGCGCCTCCTCCATGCGGGCGATCGCGGCGAGAAAGAGAAGCGCGAGCGCAAGCGGAACGAGCCCAATGCCGAGCACGACCAACAAACTCGCACCGGCCGCTGTGAGGGCGGCCATCACACCGAGAGCCGCGATACCGACGAAAAACAGCGCCCACAAATGGGCGACGGCGCCAGCGATGGGCTTAATGGTTGATTTCATGCTTCCACGCTATTTTTCCGCCGAACAGGGCACAGTGGCGTTGTCCTCACACCTGGTGGGGGTTATCCCCCACCAGCCATCTTCTCGCGCGCTGACCCGAATGGTCAGCATTTTCTACCGGGCCCCTTGACATGGTTCCGTCACCGGCATAACGTACAACCAAATGGTTGCACAATTAGAACTCGACGAAGCGGAGATCGACCGTGTATTTCATGCACTGGCGACGTCGACCCGCCGCGACATCCTGCGCCGGACGATCGAGCAGGAGCAGTCGGTCTCGACCCTCGCCGCTGACTACGACATGTCGTTCGCGGCAGTACAGAAGCACGTTGCCGTGCTTGAAGCTGCGAACCTCATCATCAAACGCGCCGAAGGGCGCGAGCGGCTTGTCCGCGCCAACCCCGAGATGATTGCCCGCGCCCGGGCGCTTCTCACCCAATACGAAGACATGTGGCGGTCGCGGATCGCCCGACTCGATGACCTATTGGCCGCAGAGGCCACCAACCTTGAAGGAGCATGACGATGCCTGTCACCGACATCACCACCGATCCCGAAAACCTCACGATGACGGTAACCGCTGAGTTTGCGGCACCGCTCGAACGCTTGTGGAACGCGTTTACGACACCGGCGCAGCTGGAACGGTTCTGGGGCCCTCCCGGATGGCCCGCCACGTTCACGAGCTGGGATCACTCGGTAGGCGGGCGCGCGATCTATACGATGCACGGTCCGCGCGGCGAGAAGTCGACCGGCTCGTGGGAGTTTCTCGCCATCAGCGCTCCGCACAGCTTTGAAGTCATGGATACCTTTGCTGACGAGCAAGGCAACCCCCTCGAAGGATTCCCGGCGATGCGCATGACGTTCACGTTCGACGCCACCGCCGAAGGCAGCCGAATGATCAACACCAGCTACTTCACCTCGACGGAGGCTCTCGAACAGGTTGTCGCGATGGGTGCCGTCGAAGGTACGCGGATGGCCATGGCTCAGCTCGACGCCGTTTTGCAAGATCTTCGGGAATACGCGCAGGGCAAAGGCACGCGTGTGGAGCTTCTCGACGACACCCACGTGCGCATCACCCGCCTGGTGAACGGGCCACGCGAGTTGGTATGGCGCGCGCACAACGAGCCTGATCTGATTCGCGGATGGATGCTGGGCCCCGATGGTTGGGAGATGACGGAGTGCGTCGTCGGCACCGAGGTTGGCGCGGCTTTTCGCAACTCGTGGGCACCCGTTGGTGATACCGAAGGCGAAGCGTTTGGCTTCGAAGGCGAAGTTCTGCTGTTTGACGCGCCACGTCGCGCCGTGACAACAGAGCGCATGCAGGGCATGCCCACGGAGACGCTGAACGACCTCAACCTTTACGAGGAGAATGGCGCGACGCTCATCACCCTGCTCATTGAGTACCCAGACAAGGAGACCCGCGACATGATCCTCGCCACCGGCATGGCCGATGGCATGGAGTCCTCCTACGCCCGTCTCGAGACCACGGTGCTGCAAAACGCTTAGCCCGACCACGATGCCGGTCGCCCCTTAAGGCGGCCGGCATCGCTATGGACGCTACACGTTACTGTTCTCCATAGACCTCCCGAATGAGCCAGCGCTCGTCGCGTTTTTCAATAACCACGGTGATCACAGGCGCGTTGTGCGATGTCACGGAAAACACGGCGATACCGCCGTAGTCATCAACCAGCTCCACGGCTCCTGCACGTGGCACCAGCGGCATCAAAGCGGTGTCAGCCAGCAGCTCGGTACACGACTGCGGCGTGTCGCACTCACCCACCGCCACCATGAGGGCGACGGCCTCAGCCGTGATCTCTGGCTGACCCTCCTGAGCAACCACGGCTGCTGGAGCGGACTCCACCGGTTTTGGAGCGGGCTGTGCAGTCGCAGACGGAACCACTGGTTCCGCCCCAGCACTGGCCCCGTCTGCAGCCGCAGCTTCGCGCGCACCCGCGTCGACTGCCTCGTCAGCACTCGCCTCCACAGGAGCACGCGGGCCCGGCGTGGCAGAGTCGCCATCGTCTGGCCACAACAGGCCACCGGCAACGACCATGACGGCGAGGGCAATCGCAAACACCCACACCCGCTTGCGCGACGGCTTCTCCGCCCCTGCTTTACCTTTGTGCACCACAGCTCTGCCTTTGGGCACCACGGCGCGATCGCGAACCGCACGTGGTTGCGGCGTCGATGTACGCGTGAGCCGCGCACGCGTACCCTCCATCCGCTGTCTCACTTCCTCGACAACCCGCATCACGCTGAGGCGCGGCGCCTCAAAAAGCGACGCGCGTCGTCCCGGGCTTTCGTTGCGTTCAGATTGCTCGCGATGCGCACGACGGCGCGGCAGAACGGGACTGGTTTGCGTAAATACGCGTGCGGTCTCCAATGTTGCGCCGAGAAAACCAAGCTCGACAGGGCGCGGCGCCGCGATCTGAACAAGGCGACGTTCAATCTCTCCGCGCACGCTACTCTCGCCTGCCGCCGTCGCATCCCTTGCCTCCACGAGGCACCTCGCCAACTCACGATCATCGGTATGAGCTGCCAGCATGCCCAGCATGCGGGCCGAGGCGACCGCCGCGCCGTCGCCCGCCCCGACCGCGAAAACCGGGCGGCCACTGTCTGTGGCCCACCATCGGCCCGTCACCGCCGCATTCGCTTCGTGCTCGTACAACTCGTTCAACCCGCGCAGGACGCTGCACGCAAGCGTCACCAGCTCTCCCGCAAGCACCACATCACCGCGACGACGCTCCAGAAACATCTCGAGCGGTTCCACCACACGCGGCATCATCACGTCGTGCCCGTCTGAGCGTCGCCACAAATCCACTGGCGCCCAGACATGTTCGGCACCGACAAACGACATGAGGTGGGCTACACGCTCGTGGTCACTATCGACCATGAGAAAAGCGACGCCGTCTTGCATCGCAAGAGCGGCTTCGCAGGGCGCATCGGGTGGCGCAACGCGCCGGATCACGCGAAGGTCACAGGTCAGCAGGGTCGAGGCCATAGGAATATCGTCGAGAAGATAGGCGCTGCGGGGTTGGCCGTCAGCGAACCTGTGTGTAATTGGCGGCTCCGGTGAACATGTGGAGGAGCCGTTCCAGGTATTCTTAACTCCATGGCTGCCCGCAATTCCGCTCCTGAGAAGCGCCCCGGACTCATTTCCCAGATCAAGACCCTCGTGAAGTTCACGAAGGACGTCTACCCCTGGCTTCCGTGGGTGCTGATCGGCATCCTGGTTGCCGGCGTGGCGCTCGGCGTCGGCCTCGGTTTCCTCATTCCGCCCGTTGCGATCTGGAGCATCATCCTCTGGGGTGTCACCGGTCTCCTCCTCGGATTCCTTGGCGCGATGATCACGATGTCGCGACTGGCAACGAAGGCGATGTACATCAAGATCGACGGCATGCCAGGCGCCACCGGCTACGTCATCACGAGCGGACTCGGTCGCGGCTGGAACGCTGACGAGACCCCCGTCGGCGTGAACCCCAAGACGCAGGACGCCGTATATCGCGCCATCGGCCGCGCAGGCATTCTGATCCTCGGTGAGGGTGCAGAAGGTCGTCTTACCCGTCTCATCAACGAAGAGAAAATGCGCGCCAAGCGCGTCGCCCCGCAGGTTCCCGTACACGTCATGTACGTCGGTAACGGCGAAGGCCAGGTTCCGATCAAGACGCTCGCAAAGACCGTCAAGGCCCTCCCGAAGAGCATCAACAAGGCGACTCAGGCGGCCGTCATCAAGCGCATGGCGTCGATGACGCAGGGCATGGCATCGCTGCCGATCCCGAAGGGCATCGACCCGACCAAGGTTCGCGCACCGCGCCCGCGCTAGTCACGCACCAGACAAAGAAGTGAGGCACCCGATCATTCGGGTGCCTCACTTCTTTGCTTGGTAGCGGAACCATTTAGCGGCGGAAGATTCCCGGCGCACGTACCAACATGGTTCCGGAAATCTTGTCGTGCAGCCCGCGCTGATCCTGATCCCAGACAACGGCGGGAATAACCAACAGAATCAAGACGGTGCGCACAATCGGGCGCACAACGCCCGTCCACGCACCATCGAGACGCAACACACGCATACCGACGATGCGGTGCCCTGGTGTGCCACCCAGCGTCGGGACAAACACCACGTTGATCGCGAAAAAGATCAGCATCTGAGCCAGCGGGCTGTAGTCGAAGAATGCAATCGAGAGGATCGTGACGGGGATCCAGTCAATGATCAGTGCGAGCAAGCGAGGGGGGAAACGGGCGATGCTTCCAACGCCGGTTTCGGGGAGGCCAAGGTCTTGACCTGGATAGTACGCAGAAGGGTTGGTCACCCCTCCAGCCTAATCGCCGTATGTAACACGCCTGAAACATTCGGGATACGCTCGAGACACGACGAAAAGGTAACGTCCCGTTTGTAGCCGATAATTCTGGGCTCAGTAACGCCGCTCTACCCCATTGGAGAATGCATGTTCCGCGATTCATCTGAAGTGCTGGCGTACATCAAGGAGAACGACGTCAAGTTTCTTGACATCCGTTTCACGGATCTCCCGGGTGTGCAGCAGCACTTCAACATTCCGGCCTCGACCGTCGATGAAGAATTCTTCACGGTCGGCCAGCTCTTCGACGGTTCGTCGATTCGCGGTTTCGCGTCGATCCACGAGTCCGACATGCAGCTCATCCCCGATGTGACGACGGCGTACATCGACCAGTTCCGCGCGGAGAAGACCCTCATCATGGTCTTCGACATCTTCAACCCGCGCACCGGTGAGGTTTACAGCAAGGACCCGCGTCAGGTCGCAAAGAAGGCAGAGAAGTACCTCGCCTCCACCGGCATCGCTGACACCGCCTACTTCGCACCCGAAGCCGAGTTCTACATCTTCGACGACGTGCGCTACGAGGTTTCTGAGGGCAAGAGCTTCTACTCGATCGACTCCGAGGAGGCTGCGTGGAACACCGGCCGCAAGGAAGAGGGCGGCAACCTCGCCAACAAGACCCCCTTCAAGGGCGGCTACTTCCCCGTCTCCCCCGTCGACAAGACGGCAGACCTCCGCGACGACATGTCGCTGCGTCTGATCGAAGCGGGCCTGGAGCTTGAGCGTTCGCACCACGAGGTCGGCACCGCCGGCCAGCAGGAGATCAACTACCGCTTCGACACCATGGTGTCGGCAGCTGACGACATCCTGAAGTTCAAGTACATCGTCAAGAACACGGCAGAGCTGTGGGGCAAGACGGCAACGTTCATGCCGAAGCCGCTGTTCGGCGACAACGGATCGGGCATGCACACCCACCAGTCGCTATGGCTCGACGGCAAGCCGCTGTTCTTCGACGAGAAGGGCTACGGCCAGCTCTCAGACATCGCGCGCTGGTACATCGGTGGCCTGCTGAAGCACGCTAACGCTGTGCTCGCGTTCACGAACCCGTCGCTGAACTCCTACCACCGCCTGGTGAAGGGCTTCGAAGCTCCGGTCAACCTGGCGTACTCGGCCGGTAACCGTTCGGCCGCCATCCGCATCCCGCTGACGGGTTCCAACCCGAAGGCAAAGCGCATCGAGTTCCGCGTTCCTGACGCCGCATCGAACCCCTACCTTGCCTTCGCCGCGCAGCTGATGGCTGGCCTCGACGGCATCAAGAACCGCATCGAGCCGCTTGAGCCGATCGACAAGGACCTGTACGAGCTTCCCCCCGAGGAAGCAAAGAACATTCCTCAGGTTCCGAACTCGTTGCTGGACTCGCTCGAGGCTCTGCGCGCAGACCACCAGTTCCTCCTCGAAGGCGGCGTCTTCACGGAAGAGCTGATCGAGACCTGGATCAACTACAAGATCGAGAACGAGATCAAGCCGATCGCTCAGCGACCGCACCCGTTTGAATTCGAGCTCTACTACGGAGTCTGATTCTGAAGCAGCGGAGCCCGTCACCATATGGTGGCGGGCTTCGCTGTTTCCCTCACATTCCTGCAAATACATGAACTGTTGTTAAATACCCGACATCTCAATTTGATCCTCTGATTAAGTTACGCCAGGGTAAGAGGCATGACTTCTCGTATTGTCTTCGCCGGCGCGACCGCCGCCCTCCTGCTTGCTCTCACCGCCTGCGCAACACCCGCTGCTGACACTGTCGCCGATGACCCCACAACGGCGCCTGAAACCTCGGCAACGGAACCATCGGCGCAGGCCCCAGCAGAAGGTTCCGCGCCGGAGACGTTCACGTGGGATCACCTCACCAGCTGCCACCAGATCGGCGCTCCCGTTGTGGAGTACACCGCCGGCCTCACCCTGGTCGACGAGTACTTCTCGGAGTACGAAATCCAGTGCGACTGGGAACACCCCGACCCGGTGGAGTGGGAAGACCTACGCACGGTCTCGATCAGCTTTGCCGTCAATGAGTTTGTCTTGACCCACGATCAGCTCGCCATGACCGAAAGCCTGATCGCGCACCCCGATGCTGCGCTCGAAGCTCTCGGCGGAATCGCATACAGCATGGACATGCAGACCGCGATTACCGGTGTCACCGGCACAGTCGTCAGCGTTCCGGGCATCGACGTGACGGTGTCGGCGAGCGAGTTCGTCGAGCTTCCCCCGCTCCGCGACGCTACCGCCATTGCGGTCGCTAAGCAGCTGCTGGGTATTTAACGATCTACCCGTAAAACAGCTTCTCGAAGACCCGACGGGACCGCCGCGTGGCGCCGAGGTAATCCTCCTCCACGCGCGTGGCGGACCGGTCAGGGTACCCCACGACGCGACCGATTCCGTCGAGCTGCTGGCGGTCGCCTGGCAATACATCTGAGGCGCGCCCGGTGAGCAGCGTGATCGCGGAGCGTAACCGCGCAGACAACTCCCACGCCTGCATCAAACGGGTCGACGACGACTCGCTGATCAGGTCAGCCGCGACAGCCGCGGCCATTGCCCGCACGGTCGAGGTCGTGCGCAGATCAGGCACATGCCACGCATGCTGAAACTGCAAAAGCTGCACAAGCCACTCAACATCGCTGATGCTGCCGGGCCCCAGCTTCAAATGCCGGGAGCGATCGACGCCCTGCGGGAGCCGCTCGGCTTCAACACGCGCCTTAATGCGCTTAATCTCGCGGGTTGCTGCCAGGTCCGGTTTTTCCGGATACCGCATCCCGTCCGCGAGCACGGTGAACTTTCTGATCAGTTTCACGCTGCCTGCAATGCCACGCGCGCGCAGCAGCGCCTGAGCCTCCCACGGTTGCGACCAGCGCTCGTAATACTCCTCGTAGGCCTCGTAGGAGCGCACCATCGGCCCTGATCGTCCCTCAGGGCGAAGGTCAGCGTCAAGCTCCAGCGGTACGCGGTGGTCTTCGCTATGCTCACGAAGTTTGGCGACCAGCTGTTGCGACAACTCGTGCGCGCGCTGCGGTTCGACGCCGTTCGCGTCGTAAATGAACATCACATCGGCGTCGGAACCAAAAGTGAGTTCGGCTCCCCCAAATCGACCCATCGCGATGACGGAGAAATCGAGGTCATTATCTTCAGGCGGAACCACTTCGCGGCGTACCGCTCGCAGGCTCGCTTGAATCGTCACCTCGGTGATCGTGGTGAGCGCAGCCGCCGTTTGTTCAAGCGTGATGACGTCCAACATCGACGCCATCGCCGTGCGCAACAGTTCGCGGCGACGCAGTGCACGCACCGATTTCATCGCGTCTTTCGTCGTCTCATGGCGCGACTGAATCGCGCGAGCTTCTTCCTGCAGCACAAACCCGGCGCGTGGTTCCAGCCCATCAGCCTGATCCAGCCACGCAACGGACTCCGGGATCCACTCCATCAGTTCGCCCACGTAGCGGGAGCCGGAGAGCACCCGGGTCAAGTGCTGCGCCGCGACAGAGGAATCGCGCAGCATGCCAAGGAACCAGGGCGAATCACCGAGACGTTCAGAAATGCGCCGGAACGCGACCAGACCGTAGTCGGGATCGGCTCCTTCGCTGAACCACCTGATCATGATCGGCATCAGGTGGCGCTGAATCGTCACCTTGCGGCTGAGACCCGTGGTGAGCGCTTGAATATGGCGCAGGGCGCTGGCAGGGTCACGGAACCCGATCGCCGCGAGACGATCATGCGCGTGCGCCGAGGAAAGCGAGCGTTCGTCTTCGCCAAGCGACGCCACCGCACTGAGAAGTGGCCGGTAGAACAGGCGCACATGGATCTCGCGCACCTCGCGTTTGATTGCTTCCCACACCGCGATGAGCTCGCCGCCGGTCACCGCGAGCTTCGACGCGCGCGCAATGAAGCGTTGGCCCTCTTCAGTACGGGGCATGAGGTGGGTGCGTCGCAGGTTTTCCAGCTGCAGCCGATGCTCAATGACGCGAAGCTGACGATAGTGCTGCGCAAACGCAGCCGCATCGTCACGACCGATGTAGCCTTCGGCTGCCAGTGCGTCAATGGCGCCGAGCGTGGATCGCTCCCGAATCTTTTCATCAGAAAGGCCGTGCACGAGTTGCAAGAGCTGCACGGTGAACTCGATGTCGCGCAGTCCGCCCGGGCCCAGCTTGATCTGGTGATCAATGTCTTCTGCCGGGATGTTGTCCGTGACCCGCTCGCGCATGCGCTGCACGGAGTCGACGAAGTTTTCTCGTGCCGAGCTCGTCCAGATCTTGGGCTGCACGCCCGCCACGTAGGCGGCGCCAAGCTCAGCGTCACCCGCCAGGGCGCGTGCCTTCAGCAGCGCCTGAAACTCCCAACTCTTTGCCCACCGGTCGTAGTAGGTGAGGTGCGATTCCAGTGAGCGCACGAGCGCCCCCTGCTTCCCCTCCGGACGCAAGTTGGCGTCGACTTCCCACAGTGGTGGTTCCATCTCCATCCCGGAGATTCCGCGCATGAGTTGCACGGCAAGACGCGTCGCGATATCGATGGCGCGTGCTTCGGAGACCAGCTCTTCGTTCGCCGTGCCCGAGACGAAGATCACGTCGACGTCGCTCACATAGTTGAGTTCACGAGCACCAGCCTTGCCCATGCCGATGATGGCGAGGCGTGTCGCCTGCATCTCGGCGTGGCTGAACATCGCTGGCCCACCAATGCCGGTGAGCTTGGCGCGCGCGACTGACAGCGATGCCTCGAGGGCTGCCGCCGCAGCGTCGGCCAGCGCGGCAGCTACGGCGTCCACAACCACAACGGGATCAGCCGCGGCCACATCGAACGCTGCGATGCGAGCAACCATACGGCGATAGCGCACCCGCAATGCCAGCCACGCGGATTCGCTGCCGTCTGCGGCGAATCCATCGATGCTACCAACGGAGGCCAGCAGCTCGGCGCGCAGTTCGTCGGCGGTCGGCAGCGCATCGGGAACCAGCGCGAGATCGGTGAGTTCGTGCGGATGCCGCAGGTAAAAGTCGCCGAGGCCGGAAGAAACACCCAAGACGCGCCACGCGTTTTCGGCAGCGCTAGGAGATGACAGCACCTCGCGCACCGGAACCACGTCGCGGCGCGCAACGCGGATGAATCCGGTGAGCGCGCGGTCGGGGTCGGCAGCACCCGCCGCGCCATCGATGAGTTCGTCAACAGGCAGCCCCGTCAACGCGGCGAGCTCCTCCAGGAGCGTTGCCGCGTTGCTCAGCTCACTGAACCCGCGGCGTGCAAGGTCGCTGAGGCTCGTCGAGCGGCGCGACATCATGACGGCGCCTAAAGCATTTCGAGGTTGTTTGCCAGTTCGAACGGCGTGACCTGAGAACGGTAGTCGGCCCACTCCTTGCGCTTGTTACGCAACACGTAGCTGAACACCTGCTCGCCGAGGGTCTCGGCAACGAGCTCCGACTCCTCCATGTACTCGAGCGCGTGGTCAAGGCTTGCCGGGAGCGGCGCGTAGCCGAGCGCACGACGCTCCGACTCGGTGAGCGTCCAGACGTTGTCTTCTGCCTCGGCAGGCAACTCGTACTCTTCTTCGATGCCTTTCAGGCCGGCGGCCAGCATCAGCGCATACGAAAGGTACGGGTTGGCCGCCGAGTCCAGTGCGCGGTATTCCACCCGGGTCGACTGCGTCTTGTTCGGCTTGTACATCGGCACGCGAATGAGCGCTGACCGGTTGTTGTGGCCCCAGCAGACAAAGCTCGGCGCTTCGTCGCCGCCCCACAGGCGCTTGTACGAGTTCACGAACTGGTTCGTGACCGCCGTGATCTCGTTCGCGTGCTTCAGCAGGCCAGCGATGAAGTGACGGCCCGTCTTTGACAGCTGGTACTTGGCACCCTCTTCGTAGAACGCGTTCGTGTCGCCCTCAAACAACGACATGTGGGTGTGCATGCCGGAACCAGGCTGACCAGACATCGGCTTCGGCATGAACGTCGCATAGACGCCCTGCTCGATCGCGACCTCTTTGATCACCGTGCGGAACGTCATGATGTTGTCGGCCGTTGCCAGCGCGTCAGCGTAGCGCAGATCGATTTCGTTCTGGCCGGGGCCGCCCTCATGGTGCGAGTACTCCACCGAGATGCCAATGTCTTCCAGCATCCGCACGGACCGGCGACGGAAGTCATGCGCGGTTCCGCCTGGCACATTATCGAAGTACCCGGCTGAGTCGACCGGAACCGGTTGACCGTCGGGCCCAAGCTGTGACGATCGCAGCAGGTAGAACTCGATTTCGGGGTGCGTATAGAACGTAAAGCCCCGGTCGGCAGCCTTCGCCAGCGTGCGCTTCAGCACGTGACGCGGGTCAGACACCGCTGGCTGTCCGTCTGGTGTCGTGAGGTCACAGAACATGCGGGCAGTGGGATCTGTCTCGCCACGCCACGGCAGAATCTGGAAGGTCGCGGGGTCAGGGTTGGCGAGCAGGTCAGACTCATATCCGCGCGTCAAACCCTCGATAGCGGAGCCATCAAAACCCAGCCCCTCAGCGAATGCACCCTCGACTTCTGCCGGGGCCAGCGCAACGGACTTGAGAGTGCCAATGACGTCGGTAAACCACAGGCGCACAAACTTGACGCCTCGCTCTTCGATCGTCCTCAACACGAAGTCGCGCTGCTTGTCCATTCGCTTCCTCTCTTCGGGGTGATCCCAGACTACTGGTCTGACGAGCCCGCGCTTCCCCAGTTGTCTTCGGCTTCATCTTCGGCAGCCCACGCTTCAGCGCGACGTTTCACCACCGCAGGTGCGTCAGCCGCTTCAGCTTCAGTGGCAAACGGCCCAAGGCGGTAAGGCGACGGCGACTGCCGCCCCTTCTCAACCTCCTGCGTGAGGGTGTTGTACCAATACTGGTCGTCGGCCATCGGATCGACATAGGGTGCTTCGTTCGACATGTACGCCTCCTTCTCGCTTCGATACTAGGAGGCGGACAGCGTCCGCGGATATAGGCTGAGCGCATGAGTTCTCAGCGCGCCGTCGGTGTTGATATCGGAGGGACCGGCATCAAGGCCGGAATCGTTGATTTGCGACACGGTGAAATGGTTTCCGAGCGTGTGCGTGTTGCCACTCCCGAAGGTGCTGCACCGGCCGATGTGCTCACTGCCGTGCAGTCTGTGCTCGCGACCCTCGGCGTCGATGACGATCACCAGGTTCCGCTCGGCGTCGCCTTTCCGGCGATCGTGAAGCACGGTAAGACGCTGTCCGCGTCAAATGTGTCGCAGGACTGGGTCGGTTTCGAGGCCGAGAAGTTCTTCGAGAACGGGCTCGGTCGCGACATCCACTTCGTGAATGATGCCGACGCCGCTGGTGTCGCCGAGCACCGCTACGGTGCCGCGAAAGGCCGTGACGGCCTCACGATCATGACGACGCTCGGCACCGGCATTGGGTCGGCATTCGTGTATGACGGCGTGCTCATTCCCAATACCGAGCTCGGGCATTTGCAACGCAAGGGCGAGAAGATCGAGGCGTGGGCCGCCTATTCTGCGATGGAACGTGAGTCGCTGTCGTGGAAAAAGTGGGCTGCGCGTCTGCAAGTTTTCTACTCGCAGGTCGAGTTCCTCTTCTCCCCCGACCTATTCGTCGTCGGTGGCGGCGTCTCCAAGCACCCCGAGCAGTTCCTGCCGCTGCTTGACCTCGTGACGCCGATCGTTGCGGCAACACACCGCAATGCTGCAGGCATAATCGGTGCTGCCGCACTCGCAGGCGACTAACGCACGCGGAACCGCACCGTGGTTCCGGCTGGAAGCTGCGCAATGCGGTCAAGGTGCTCCGAAACCACGACCGCGATAACGGGGTAGCCGCCTGTCACCGGGTGGTCGGCGAGGAAGATCACAGGCAGACCATTCGCCGGTACCTGGATGGCGCCGCGAACAACCCCTTCGCTGGGGAGCTCGTCGGTTTTCTCGCGATCAAGCGGGGTGCCATCGAGCCGTACGCCGACGCGGTCCGATGTGGCTGAGACGGTGAAGGCCGCCGCAGTGAGGGTGTGACGTGCTTCGTCGGTGAACCAGTCATCGCGCGGGCCGAACGTCACGTCGATCGTCGCGGTGTCATCGGGGCTCGCAAGCGGCGTTGGCTCCGGAACCACGACGGTGACGGCGGTGCGCGGTTGCGTTGC
This window encodes:
- a CDS encoding helix-turn-helix transcriptional regulator; the protein is MVAQLELDEAEIDRVFHALATSTRRDILRRTIEQEQSVSTLAADYDMSFAAVQKHVAVLEAANLIIKRAEGRERLVRANPEMIARARALLTQYEDMWRSRIARLDDLLAAEATNLEGA
- a CDS encoding SRPBCC family protein, which translates into the protein MPVTDITTDPENLTMTVTAEFAAPLERLWNAFTTPAQLERFWGPPGWPATFTSWDHSVGGRAIYTMHGPRGEKSTGSWEFLAISAPHSFEVMDTFADEQGNPLEGFPAMRMTFTFDATAEGSRMINTSYFTSTEALEQVVAMGAVEGTRMAMAQLDAVLQDLREYAQGKGTRVELLDDTHVRITRLVNGPRELVWRAHNEPDLIRGWMLGPDGWEMTECVVGTEVGAAFRNSWAPVGDTEGEAFGFEGEVLLFDAPRRAVTTERMQGMPTETLNDLNLYEENGATLITLLIEYPDKETRDMILATGMADGMESSYARLETTVLQNA
- a CDS encoding DUF4191 domain-containing protein; protein product: MAARNSAPEKRPGLISQIKTLVKFTKDVYPWLPWVLIGILVAGVALGVGLGFLIPPVAIWSIILWGVTGLLLGFLGAMITMSRLATKAMYIKIDGMPGATGYVITSGLGRGWNADETPVGVNPKTQDAVYRAIGRAGILILGEGAEGRLTRLINEEKMRAKRVAPQVPVHVMYVGNGEGQVPIKTLAKTVKALPKSINKATQAAVIKRMASMTQGMASLPIPKGIDPTKVRAPRPR
- a CDS encoding RDD family protein; this translates as MTNPSAYYPGQDLGLPETGVGSIARFPPRLLALIIDWIPVTILSIAFFDYSPLAQMLIFFAINVVFVPTLGGTPGHRIVGMRVLRLDGAWTGVVRPIVRTVLILLVIPAVVWDQDQRGLHDKISGTMLVRAPGIFRR
- the glnA gene encoding type I glutamate--ammonia ligase, whose protein sequence is MFRDSSEVLAYIKENDVKFLDIRFTDLPGVQQHFNIPASTVDEEFFTVGQLFDGSSIRGFASIHESDMQLIPDVTTAYIDQFRAEKTLIMVFDIFNPRTGEVYSKDPRQVAKKAEKYLASTGIADTAYFAPEAEFYIFDDVRYEVSEGKSFYSIDSEEAAWNTGRKEEGGNLANKTPFKGGYFPVSPVDKTADLRDDMSLRLIEAGLELERSHHEVGTAGQQEINYRFDTMVSAADDILKFKYIVKNTAELWGKTATFMPKPLFGDNGSGMHTHQSLWLDGKPLFFDEKGYGQLSDIARWYIGGLLKHANAVLAFTNPSLNSYHRLVKGFEAPVNLAYSAGNRSAAIRIPLTGSNPKAKRIEFRVPDAASNPYLAFAAQLMAGLDGIKNRIEPLEPIDKDLYELPPEEAKNIPQVPNSLLDSLEALRADHQFLLEGGVFTEELIETWINYKIENEIKPIAQRPHPFEFELYYGV
- a CDS encoding bifunctional [glutamine synthetase] adenylyltransferase/[glutamine synthetase]-adenylyl-L-tyrosine phosphorylase translates to MSRRSTSLSDLARRGFSELSNAATLLEELAALTGLPVDELIDGAAGAADPDRALTGFIRVARRDVVPVREVLSSPSAAENAWRVLGVSSGLGDFYLRHPHELTDLALVPDALPTADELRAELLASVGSIDGFAADGSESAWLALRVRYRRMVARIAAFDVAAADPVVVVDAVAAALADAAAAALEASLSVARAKLTGIGGPAMFSHAEMQATRLAIIGMGKAGARELNYVSDVDVIFVSGTANEELVSEARAIDIATRLAVQLMRGISGMEMEPPLWEVDANLRPEGKQGALVRSLESHLTYYDRWAKSWEFQALLKARALAGDAELGAAYVAGVQPKIWTSSARENFVDSVQRMRERVTDNIPAEDIDHQIKLGPGGLRDIEFTVQLLQLVHGLSDEKIRERSTLGAIDALAAEGYIGRDDAAAFAQHYRQLRVIEHRLQLENLRRTHLMPRTEEGQRFIARASKLAVTGGELIAVWEAIKREVREIHVRLFYRPLLSAVASLGEDERSLSSAHAHDRLAAIGFRDPASALRHIQALTTGLSRKVTIQRHLMPIMIRWFSEGADPDYGLVAFRRISERLGDSPWFLGMLRDSSVAAQHLTRVLSGSRYVGELMEWIPESVAWLDQADGLEPRAGFVLQEEARAIQSRHETTKDAMKSVRALRRRELLRTAMASMLDVITLEQTAAALTTITEVTIQASLRAVRREVVPPEDNDLDFSVIAMGRFGGAELTFGSDADVMFIYDANGVEPQRAHELSQQLVAKLREHSEDHRVPLELDADLRPEGRSGPMVRSYEAYEEYYERWSQPWEAQALLRARGIAGSVKLIRKFTVLADGMRYPEKPDLAATREIKRIKARVEAERLPQGVDRSRHLKLGPGSISDVEWLVQLLQFQHAWHVPDLRTTSTVRAMAAAVAADLISESSSTRLMQAWELSARLRSAITLLTGRASDVLPGDRQQLDGIGRVVGYPDRSATRVEEDYLGATRRSRRVFEKLFYG